One window of the Methylocystis parvus OBBP genome contains the following:
- a CDS encoding di-heme oxidoredictase family protein, whose product MKRAALILVALTLAGAARYETQAPETEAFSQPFAGLEAPQSVRFRRGSGLFRQAWLIGPSEDHPDLVGLGPLYNRLSCIACHVKNGRGAAPDAENGLARHMAARLSVEGSDAHGGPRAHPAYGAQLNPEGVPGVAGEGQAVIAYDEEAVTLEDGERVTLRRPKLAFRNLAYGEIGADSRISVRNAPPVFGLGLLEAVPEAEILAGKGKPNYVWDIEAKAHRLGRFGLKANQPGLKQQIANAFAEDIGVTSSLFPQESCAVGQSACVAAGSKKPDLSDAQLDATTAYIRLLAVPARRGADAPNAVAGEAQFRALGCAACHRETLRVGDFADAPSLSGSEIHPYTDLLLHDMGDGLADGRADYEAGPRDWRTPPLWGLGLAGKGGDGANYLHDARARTLAEAILWHRGEAQDAADGFRRLPKSERDALLAFLNSL is encoded by the coding sequence GTGAAACGCGCGGCGCTGATCCTCGTCGCGCTGACGCTCGCCGGCGCGGCGCGCTACGAGACGCAGGCGCCGGAAACGGAGGCGTTTTCACAGCCCTTCGCCGGGCTGGAGGCTCCGCAGTCCGTCCGCTTCCGGCGCGGCTCAGGGCTGTTCCGGCAGGCCTGGCTCATCGGCCCGTCGGAGGACCATCCCGACCTTGTCGGCCTCGGTCCGCTATATAATCGCCTTTCCTGCATCGCCTGCCATGTGAAGAACGGACGCGGCGCCGCGCCCGACGCCGAGAACGGTCTCGCGCGGCACATGGCGGCGAGGCTGAGCGTCGAGGGATCGGATGCGCATGGCGGACCGCGCGCTCATCCCGCTTACGGCGCTCAGCTCAATCCAGAAGGCGTTCCCGGCGTCGCCGGCGAAGGCCAGGCCGTGATCGCCTATGACGAAGAAGCGGTGACGCTCGAAGACGGCGAACGCGTCACGCTGCGTCGCCCGAAACTCGCCTTCCGCAATCTCGCTTATGGCGAGATCGGCGCCGATAGTCGCATCTCGGTCAGAAACGCGCCGCCCGTTTTCGGACTCGGCCTTCTCGAGGCCGTGCCGGAAGCGGAAATTCTCGCCGGCAAGGGCAAGCCGAATTACGTCTGGGATATCGAGGCCAAGGCCCACAGGCTCGGCCGCTTCGGCCTGAAGGCCAACCAACCAGGTCTCAAGCAGCAGATCGCCAACGCCTTCGCGGAAGACATCGGCGTCACCTCTTCGCTTTTCCCGCAGGAAAGCTGCGCGGTCGGTCAATCGGCCTGCGTCGCCGCAGGCTCGAAGAAGCCCGATCTTTCAGACGCGCAGCTCGATGCGACGACGGCCTATATCCGCCTGCTCGCCGTTCCCGCGCGCCGCGGCGCCGACGCGCCAAACGCCGTCGCGGGCGAAGCGCAATTCCGTGCGCTCGGTTGCGCCGCATGCCATCGCGAAACGCTGAGGGTCGGCGACTTCGCCGACGCGCCGTCGCTGAGCGGCTCGGAAATCCATCCCTATACCGACCTGCTGCTGCACGACATGGGCGATGGTCTCGCCGATGGGCGCGCGGATTACGAAGCCGGTCCGCGCGATTGGCGCACGCCGCCGCTCTGGGGCCTCGGCCTCGCAGGCAAGGGCGGCGACGGCGCGAACTATCTGCACGACGCCCGCGCCCGCACGCTTGCGGAGGCGATCCTGTGGCACCGCGGCGAAGCGCAGGATGCGGCGGACGGCTTTCGCCGATTGCCGAAATCGGAGCGCGACGCGCTGCTCGCCTTTCTCAATTCACTGTAA
- a CDS encoding TonB-dependent receptor plug domain-containing protein, with protein sequence MTKLFVSTALSGGALLAFAVGANAQTPLPPIEVRAPKAFELGQIKVGERRLATPTRVAQPSAPAQAGGGATQPTQPAAPARASFETDSAPTPRQNTDAFGGYTITNRQTETFARNTLDQAVNIAPGVNAYTTGGQRNEQNIYVRGFDRWQVPLTVDGVRVYLPVDNRLDFARFLTPDIAEVQIAKGYVSVLDGPGGMGGQINLVSRKPTREVEAELRSRMSLGRDGTYQGIQNYGFVGTKKDLYYAQLSGAWQRFDGWVLPASFGTWMSNQGWGMRNQSYTQDYNVNAKVGVTPNTTDEYSLTFSRQSGVKSSPLNVYQPITQQNYWQWPYWNVQNLYFLSKTQLGDASYVKTRGYWSKFENALYSYDNPGYYLQSLQKSFQSHYSDYALGTDVEAGTQFGDIDTLKGLFFYRLDTHTEWQYNYGVNFQNNNRGCWANIPCSAQPVIASQEDTYSAAVENTFHPRKDIDVVGGFSYDWRHLRQAQGFALPQGTINYTPRDMSAPNYQGAVIWRYNEKDNDRVYFNVSDRVRFPTLFERFSTRFGGATSNPSLQPERAVNYDLGWSSQITPNARVSVDIFHSWVQNLIQNVPVPAYGLNVTQSQNVGSGRFSGAEVSADYQPREDFSLGGNLTVIRRRVYAPYIPFFQPIGVPDIKLFLYAGYRPIPQITLTPNIEMASSRWTVVPNTSAYYRTGAYFLTNFNADYQMTDNVKLTVGARNLFDQLYLLTNGFPEPGRSFYLAVKANF encoded by the coding sequence ATGACCAAACTTTTCGTTTCGACCGCCTTGTCCGGCGGCGCGCTGCTCGCTTTCGCCGTGGGGGCGAACGCACAAACCCCGCTGCCGCCGATCGAGGTGCGCGCGCCGAAAGCGTTCGAACTGGGGCAGATCAAGGTCGGCGAGCGCCGTCTGGCGACGCCGACGCGCGTCGCGCAACCAAGCGCGCCGGCGCAGGCCGGCGGCGGAGCGACGCAACCCACGCAACCCGCCGCGCCCGCGCGCGCCAGCTTCGAAACCGACAGCGCCCCGACGCCGAGGCAGAACACCGACGCTTTCGGCGGCTATACGATCACCAATCGCCAGACTGAAACTTTCGCGCGCAACACGCTCGATCAGGCCGTGAATATCGCGCCGGGCGTCAACGCCTACACCACGGGCGGTCAGCGCAACGAACAAAACATCTATGTGCGCGGCTTCGATCGCTGGCAGGTTCCGCTGACCGTCGACGGCGTGCGCGTCTATCTCCCGGTCGACAACAGACTCGACTTTGCGCGCTTCCTGACGCCGGACATCGCCGAAGTGCAAATCGCAAAGGGCTATGTCTCCGTGCTGGACGGCCCCGGCGGCATGGGCGGTCAGATCAACCTCGTTTCGCGCAAGCCGACGCGCGAGGTCGAGGCGGAGCTGAGAAGCCGCATGAGTCTCGGACGCGACGGAACCTATCAGGGCATCCAGAATTACGGCTTCGTCGGCACGAAGAAAGATCTGTACTACGCGCAGCTCAGCGGCGCGTGGCAGAGGTTCGACGGCTGGGTGCTCCCCGCAAGCTTCGGAACGTGGATGTCCAATCAAGGCTGGGGCATGCGCAACCAGTCCTATACGCAGGATTACAACGTCAACGCCAAGGTCGGCGTGACGCCGAATACGACCGACGAATATTCGCTGACCTTCTCGCGCCAGTCGGGCGTCAAGAGCTCGCCGCTGAACGTGTATCAGCCGATCACGCAGCAGAATTACTGGCAATGGCCCTATTGGAACGTGCAGAATCTCTATTTCCTCTCCAAAACGCAGCTTGGCGACGCGTCCTACGTGAAGACGCGGGGATATTGGAGCAAGTTCGAGAACGCGCTCTATTCCTACGACAATCCGGGCTATTATCTTCAATCGCTCCAGAAATCCTTCCAGAGCCATTATTCGGATTATGCGCTCGGAACGGATGTCGAAGCCGGCACGCAGTTCGGCGACATCGACACGCTCAAGGGGCTCTTCTTCTATCGTCTCGATACACATACCGAATGGCAATATAATTACGGCGTCAATTTCCAGAACAACAATAGAGGATGCTGGGCCAACATTCCCTGCTCCGCCCAGCCTGTCATCGCGAGTCAGGAAGACACTTACTCGGCGGCGGTGGAGAACACTTTCCATCCGCGCAAGGACATCGATGTCGTCGGCGGCTTCAGCTACGACTGGCGCCATCTGCGTCAGGCGCAAGGCTTCGCGCTGCCTCAGGGAACCATCAATTATACGCCAAGAGACATGAGCGCGCCGAACTATCAGGGCGCCGTCATCTGGCGCTACAATGAAAAGGACAATGACCGCGTCTATTTCAACGTCTCGGACCGCGTTCGCTTTCCGACGCTCTTCGAGCGCTTCAGCACGCGCTTCGGCGGCGCCACCTCCAATCCGAGTCTGCAGCCCGAGCGCGCGGTCAATTATGATCTCGGCTGGTCCAGCCAGATCACGCCCAATGCGCGCGTCTCCGTCGACATCTTCCATAGCTGGGTGCAAAATCTCATCCAGAACGTTCCGGTCCCGGCCTATGGCCTGAACGTCACGCAGTCGCAGAATGTCGGTTCCGGACGCTTTTCGGGCGCGGAAGTTTCCGCGGATTATCAGCCGCGCGAAGATTTCTCGCTCGGCGGCAACCTCACCGTCATCCGCCGGCGCGTCTATGCGCCCTACATCCCATTTTTCCAGCCGATCGGCGTGCCCGACATCAAGCTCTTCCTCTACGCCGGCTATCGCCCGATCCCGCAGATCACCCTCACGCCGAATATCGAAATGGCGAGCAGCCGGTGGACGGTCGTGCCGAACACCAGCGCCTATTACCGGACGGGCGCTTACTTCCTGACGAATTTCAACGCGGATTATCAGATGACCGACAATGTGAAGCTGACGGTCGGCGCGCGAAATCTGTTCGACCAGCTCTATCTGCTGACCAATGGCTTCCCCGAGCCTGGCCGTAGCTTCTATCTGGCGGTGAAGGCGAATTTCTAA